In bacterium, the DNA window CATGTTGCAGGCGCTGAAACGCCACTGGCCGGAATACCTAATGGAGGCGGGGGAACTCGGCCTGTTCATGATATCGGCGGGGCTGTTCGCGGGCCTGCTCCTCGCCGCTTACGTTGCGCTGGAGTCCCCGCTCTCGGGGACGGGCCTCAATCCCGCGCGCACTTTCGCATCGGCCCTGCCGAGCGGCATCTGGACGGCCGGGTGGATCTACTTCATCGCCCCGCCGCTCGGGATGCTGCTGGCGGGCGAGGCGTTCCGGTGGTCGCGCCACCGGGGGAAGTCCGTGTGCGCCAAACTCAACCATTACACGACGCGGCGTTGCATCTTCCGTTGCGGGTACATGGAAAGCGGAGGATCTCTACCGGGTGCACGGCGAGCGTACCGTGGATCCGACGGACCCGCCGGCGAGTAATCCGTATCCATATCCAACGGTCAGCCACGAGCCGCGAATTCAGCAACTGAGCGATGATTTTACGCGGCTGGGACTCAAACCGTTCCATGTGCCGCTGGGAATCCAGCTGGATGAAAAGCATCCACGCACGAGCAAGTGCATCCGGTGCGACACGTGCGATGGCTTCCCGTGCCTGGTGGACGCGAAGTCGGATGCGCAGGTGCTCTGCGTGGACCCTGCGCTTCAGCACCCCAACATTCGCCTGCTGACGAATGCAACCGTCGAGAGACTGGACACCAGTCCGTCGGGCCGTGAGGTAACAAAGGTCACCGTAAAGCACAACAGTGAGACGGAAACCTACTCGTCGGACATCGTGGTGGTGTCGTGCGGAGCGATCAACTCGGCGGCCCTGTTGCTTCGTTCCGCCAGCGACAAGCACCCGCGCGGCCTGGCGAACTCCTCGGACGTGGTCGGGCGCCACTACATGGGCCACGTCAACTCGGTGCTGATGGCCCTCTCGAAGTGCCCCAACCCGACGGTGTTCCAGAAGACCCTCGCGGTGAACGATTTCTACTTCGGGTCGAAGGAGTGGCCCCACCCGATGGGGCACATCTCCTTCGTCGGGAAGCTCGACGGCGAGACGCTTTCGGCGGGAGCGCCGGCGATCGCTCCGGGATGGACGCTGGCCCTGATGGCCCGGCATTCGCTCGATTTCTGGCTGACCTCCGAGGACCTTCCCGACCCGGACAACCGCGTGACGCTGGACAGCGAGGGAAGGATCGTCCTCCGGTACACGCCGAACAACGAGGAAGGCCACAAGCGGCTGATCGCACGGTTGAAGGACCTGATGCGGCTCCAGGCGAAATGTCCGGAGCACGGCCACGAGTGCCACCAGGGGCTGTTCGCGAGAAATCTTTACGTCGGTCAGCGGATCCCGCTGGCCGGGGTGGCCCACCAGAACGGAACCGTCCGGTTCGGGCGGGATCCCAAGACCTCGGCGCTCGACGTCCACTGCAAGGCGCACGACCTGGACAACCTGTACGTCGTGGACGGCGGCTTCTTCCCGTCGAGCGCGGCCGTCAACCCGGCGCTCACCATCATGGCCAACGCCCTGCGCGTGGGCGACCATCTGCTGGAGCGGATGAAATGACGACGGCCATCCCCTGGCATCGGGACGATCTCCCGTACCTGACCGTCCCGCAGATGATCGAGGTCGACCGCGCGATGGTGGAGGATTTCCGGATCGACCTCGTCCGGATGATGGAGAACGCCGGGAGGGCCCTCGCCCATCTGGGCCGCGTCCGGTTTTTCGAGGGCGACCCGAGGGGGAGGAAGGCGGTCGTCCTCGCGGGGACGGGCGGCAACGGGGGCGGGGCGCTGGTCTGCGCGCGACGGCTGCACGCCTGGGGCGCGGACGTCCGGGTCTTCCTGGCCCGGCCCCCCGGGGAATTCACACCGGTGCCGGCCCGGCAACTGGAGATCCTGCGTCGCATGGAGGTACCCTTCTCGGATGGGTTGCCTCCCGCGGGGACGGCCCGGCCGGACCTGGTCGTGGACGGCGTGATCGGCTACAGCCTGAAAGGTCCCCCCCGCGGGACGGCCGCGGGACTGATCCGCTGGGCCAACGGCCGGGACGCCCCTGTCCTTGCCCTGGATGTCCCTTCCGGGTTCGACGCCGCGACGGGCGCGGCCCTCGAACCGGCGGTCCGGGCGGCGGCGACGCTGACGCTGGCCCTCCCCAAGGAAGGGCTTCGCGCCCCGGGCGCGGAGAAATACGTGGGAGAGCTGTACCTGGCGGACATCGGGATCCCGCCTTCCCTCTACGCCGGAACCGCCTTGGGGTTGTCCGTCGGCCCCCTCTTCGCCGAAAGCGACCTTCTTCGCCTTCGGTAAGAACATGCGCGGAGGATCACGATGATCGAACTCGGACGGGACCTCTGTTCGAACCTCGCCGTTTCCTCCCAGCGGGAGTGGCTGGTGGCCAACGGTATCGGTGGGTACGCCTCGGGGACGGTCTCCGGCGTTCCGACCCGGCGGTATCACGGCCTTCTCGTTGCCGCCCTGAACCCGCCTCTTGGACGGACGCTCCTCGTACCGAAGCTGGAGGAGTGGGCGGAGTACCGCGGGCGCCTCTTCCCGATGGGGGCCAACCGCTGGGCCAGCGGGGCCGTGGAGCCGCAGGGGTTCCTCCTCCTGGACCGGTTCCACCTCGAGGGAACCACGCCGGTCTGGACCTATGCGCTGGCCGACGCGATCCTCACGAAACGGGTCTGGATGGAGCCGGGGGCGAACACGACGTACGTCCGGTACGACCTGCCGCGGGCCGGAAGCCCCGTTACGCTGGAGCTGGCCGCCATGGTCGATTACCGCGACTACCATGGCAACACCCGGGCGGGCGGATGGACGATGGCGGTCGATTCGATCCCCCATGGTGTGCGCGTCACCGCCTTTTCCGGGGCAAGACCTTTCTTCCTGCTCTGCGAACGCGCCGATACCTACCCGTCGCACGACTGGTACCGGGAGTATTTCCACACCGAGGAGGCACACCGGGGACTTGACCCGGTGGAGGATCACCTGCGCGCCGCCACCTTCCGGGCCACCCTATCTCCCGGCGAGTCGCTGACCCTTGTCGCCGCCGTCGAGGAGTCGCCGAGCCTGGATGGGGAAGCATCCCTGAAGAGGCGCCGGGTCCACGAAGAGGAGCGGATCGCCCGGGCCGCGCCGATGTGGGACACCGCGGACCCTCTCTGGGGCCGGATCCGGCAACTGATCCTCGCGGCGGATCCGTTCATCGTGCGCCGCGCGGTCGGGGAAAAGCCCGACGGGATGTCCGTCATCGCCGGATATCATTGGTTCGGGGACTGGGGGCGGGACACCATGATCGCCCTCCCCGGCCTGACCGTTCCGACCGGCCGGACCGGGGACGCCGCCACGATCCTGCGCACCTTCGCCCGCTTCGCCGACCGCGGCATGCTTCCCAACCGGTTCCCGGACGCCGGCGAGGAACCGGAATACAACACCGCCGACGCCGACCCGCCGTTCACTCCACGGGGCTGCATCGCCCAGGCGTGGAGCGTGGCCGAGGTCCTGCGGGCGTTATTCGCCACAAAGCCCGCGTAGCGGAACCGAACGACCCGCGTCATCCTTTCGCCGTGCATCCTTTCCGACCCGCATCGCCATCTGAAGCTTGCCTCCGATGAGGGAAAATGCGGCATGCCGAAACGTAGCTTCCTGCGCCCGGCTCTTATGAATGGATCCCATTTTTTCGGAAGGGGAACCCCATGAAATCATTTCTATCCACTGTCGCTGTCTACATGGCAGCTCTTGTCCTTTTTTCCGTGGCACCCATATCGGCAGACATGGCGCGGGGCGCGGGAGACGGCACCGTGCCCCAAGGCAACGCGCTCCCGCCGAACCTCCTCGACGGTAAAACGTTCCTCGCCCAGTCGGGAGAAAAAGGGAAAAAGGCGAGCAACAAGGACACCATCGTCTTCCGCGATGGGCGGTTCCTCTCCGAGGGGTGCATCCAGTGGGGTTTCGGAGACGCCGCATATGTGGCCGGGATCGAGGGAGACGGGATCCGGTTCCAGGCCCGGACCGTCAGCCCGACGCACGGCGCCATGACCTGGAACGGACTCGTAAAGGGCGACACGATCGAGGCGACGTCCAAGTGGACCCGCGAGCGCTGGTACTGGAAGACAAAGAGAGAGTACTGGTATCGGGGAGAATTGAAGAAATGATGGTCGATCCCTTTTCTTCGGCATGGCGTCAATGAAGCAGGCCACCGTCGTCGCGGTGCTCCCCTTCATGCCCGGAATGGAAGTGGGACTCATGCTCATGGCGATGCTCGGCGTCGAGGGGATCGTGCTCGTCTACCTCTGCACGGTGTTGGCGCTTTCGGTGAGCTTCCTCGTGGGCAGGCTCCTTCCTCCCCGCCTGGTCGCCCGCACCCTGGGCTGGCTGACCCTCCACCGGGCCGGGAAACTCGTGACGGATCTCGAACCTCTCGGCCCGGAAGAACGTCTTTTGTTCCTCATGCGGAGTGCGCCGTCGAGGATCGCCCCCTTCCTGCTCCGTCACCGCTACCTCGTCCTCGTCTTCCTGTTCAACTTTCCCGGCAACGCCATCATCGGGGACGGGGGCGGCATCGGGCTCATCGCCGGGATGAGCCGCCTGTTTCCGTTCTGGAAATACCTGCTCCTGGTGAGCGTCGCGATCACGCCCGTACCGCTCCTTTTCCTCTTTCGTGCCGTTCAGCAGTAACCTTGTCCGCATGAGTCGCTCCGATCCCGGTCGCTCGCGTACTTCGCGGGGCTGCATCGCGCAAGCGTGGAGCGTGGCGGAGGTCCTGCGGGCGTTGCATCTCACCCGGCCCTACGGCAGTTCCTGATTCCCGGGGTCCGCCGGAGCCGGTCGTGCCGCGACCCGTCAGGCGGCGGTCCCGATCCGGTCGAACCGCAGATGCCGCTCGACGCCGGGAAAGGCCGCGCCGTCCACTTCCGCGTACGCGGACGGGAAGAACAGAAGCCGGTCCCCGCGCTGCGCGGGCTCGAGGAGAAGATCCCTCCCCCGGGAAAACGCGACGTGGTTCAGGTCCAGGGAACCGAAGCCCGCATGCCCGTAGCGGCACGCGCACGAGGCATCGACGGGGAGCCACCCCAAACCGCCGACATATGTCTCCGCCCAACAATGATACCCGCACAGGTCGCACTGGTCCTCTCCCTCCAGGGCAAACCCCATCACCAGGCGGGCCGGGATCCCGACGGAACGGCATAATGACAAATACAATGCGTGGATGTCGTTGCAGTTGCCGACCTGGCAGACGAGCGCATGGTCGGTGCTGCCCTTCCAGGACTGCTTCTCCTGGTCGTACGTCATGTACCCGGTCACGTGGTCATAGAAGATCCTTGCCTGGCGCAAGGGGTTCTTTTCCGCGCCGATGAGGTCGAGGGCCCGTTTCCGCGTCTCCTCATCGACGCGCACGTGCTTCTCGGGCGCCAGGTATCGAGCGTACGGGGGGGGCGTCCCGCGAAGAGAGAGAGAGCGGGCCGGATCCGCGACGACCTGCGCCGGCCGACGCTCCACCTGGTAGAAGCATTCCGCGCGAAACCCCTTTGCGGAGGGGAGCCTTGCGTAAAAGATCGCATTTCCCCACTCCCGGTCGTAGTGATGGGAAAGGTCGGCATCCGACTCAACGGAAACCTCGAGGACCTGCTGGTTCGCGTCGGTTTGCGGAACGGGGATCCAGACCTCCAGAAGGTGGTTTCCCTTGGGGAGATCCGTTACGACGATCTCGTCCCGCAGACGATAACTGGCTATTTCGTCACGGGTATTTGCCATCAGGGCATGTTCCATGACCATATCCTCCTTCCCGGACAGACTTCGATCCTTATTTTTTTGTCGCGTGGACCGGGAAAACCTTACACATCGGCCATCGCGCCCTTCCTCCGAGCGCGCGTTTCCGTCTGAGCGGAAGGGGTGTAAGGATCTTCCCCCTTCCGGCGACTAATCCTTAAGGAAAGGTGCGACGCACGGGGATAATGCTGCCTCCCGGCTCGCCCGCAAGGAAGGAAAGGAGCGACCGTGAATCGGCCTGAAAAGACGATCCCCGAGGGAAAGAACCGGCTGGCCCTGGAGACGAGCCCGTACCTGCTCAAGCACGCGGACAACCCGGTCGACTGGTACCCGTGGGGAAAAGATGCCTTCGACAAGGCGAAAGCGGAAGACAAACCGATCTTCCTGTCCATCGGGTACTCGACATGCTACTGGTGCTCCGTCATGGAGCGGGAGTCGTTCGCCGACCCGGCCGTGGCGGATCTCATGAACCGGTACGTCGTCAGCATCAAGGTGGACCGGGAGGAGCGTCCCGACCTGGACGGGATCTACATGACCGCCGTCCTGCTGATGACCGGGCAGGGCGGTTGGCCCATGTCCGTCCTCCTGACTCCGGACAGGAAACCGTTTTTCGGAGCCACCTACATCCCGAGGCCGCAATTCACGCAGCTCCTGGAAGGGGTGCACGCGGCGTGGACGCAACGGCGGGAAGAGGTCCTTACGCAGGCG includes these proteins:
- a CDS encoding aquaporin, with the translated sequence MEERTARRSTERGGGYRMLQALKRHWPEYLMEAGELGLFMISAGLFAGLLLAAYVALESPLSGTGLNPARTFASALPSGIWTAGWIYFIAPPLGMLLAGEAFRWSRHRGKSVCAKLNHYTTRRCIFRCGYMESGGSLPGARRAYRGSDGPAGE
- a CDS encoding GMC family oxidoreductase — its product is MTRRGVASSVAGTWKAEDLYRVHGERTVDPTDPPASNPYPYPTVSHEPRIQQLSDDFTRLGLKPFHVPLGIQLDEKHPRTSKCIRCDTCDGFPCLVDAKSDAQVLCVDPALQHPNIRLLTNATVERLDTSPSGREVTKVTVKHNSETETYSSDIVVVSCGAINSAALLLRSASDKHPRGLANSSDVVGRHYMGHVNSVLMALSKCPNPTVFQKTLAVNDFYFGSKEWPHPMGHISFVGKLDGETLSAGAPAIAPGWTLALMARHSLDFWLTSEDLPDPDNRVTLDSEGRIVLRYTPNNEEGHKRLIARLKDLMRLQAKCPEHGHECHQGLFARNLYVGQRIPLAGVAHQNGTVRFGRDPKTSALDVHCKAHDLDNLYVVDGGFFPSSAAVNPALTIMANALRVGDHLLERMK
- a CDS encoding NAD(P)H-hydrate epimerase encodes the protein MTTAIPWHRDDLPYLTVPQMIEVDRAMVEDFRIDLVRMMENAGRALAHLGRVRFFEGDPRGRKAVVLAGTGGNGGGALVCARRLHAWGADVRVFLARPPGEFTPVPARQLEILRRMEVPFSDGLPPAGTARPDLVVDGVIGYSLKGPPRGTAAGLIRWANGRDAPVLALDVPSGFDAATGAALEPAVRAAATLTLALPKEGLRAPGAEKYVGELYLADIGIPPSLYAGTALGLSVGPLFAESDLLRLR
- a CDS encoding amylo-alpha-1,6-glucosidase; the protein is MIELGRDLCSNLAVSSQREWLVANGIGGYASGTVSGVPTRRYHGLLVAALNPPLGRTLLVPKLEEWAEYRGRLFPMGANRWASGAVEPQGFLLLDRFHLEGTTPVWTYALADAILTKRVWMEPGANTTYVRYDLPRAGSPVTLELAAMVDYRDYHGNTRAGGWTMAVDSIPHGVRVTAFSGARPFFLLCERADTYPSHDWYREYFHTEEAHRGLDPVEDHLRAATFRATLSPGESLTLVAAVEESPSLDGEASLKRRRVHEEERIARAAPMWDTADPLWGRIRQLILAADPFIVRRAVGEKPDGMSVIAGYHWFGDWGRDTMIALPGLTVPTGRTGDAATILRTFARFADRGMLPNRFPDAGEEPEYNTADADPPFTPRGCIAQAWSVAEVLRALFATKPA
- a CDS encoding transglutaminase domain-containing protein, with the translated sequence MEHALMANTRDEIASYRLRDEIVVTDLPKGNHLLEVWIPVPQTDANQQVLEVSVESDADLSHHYDREWGNAIFYARLPSAKGFRAECFYQVERRPAQVVADPARSLSLRGTPPPYARYLAPEKHVRVDEETRKRALDLIGAEKNPLRQARIFYDHVTGYMTYDQEKQSWKGSTDHALVCQVGNCNDIHALYLSLCRSVGIPARLVMGFALEGEDQCDLCGYHCWAETYVGGLGWLPVDASCACRYGHAGFGSLDLNHVAFSRGRDLLLEPAQRGDRLLFFPSAYAEVDGAAFPGVERHLRFDRIGTAA